A window of Osmerus mordax isolate fOsmMor3 chromosome 11, fOsmMor3.pri, whole genome shotgun sequence genomic DNA:
cagcattttcaataaaatCCTGAAAATATGTACCTGTTTTCTTAGTTATTCACTTAAAAGAGTTACATGTTATTTAAAGGGATATATGGTACACTgggaaacacaaacatgttGACCACTGCTTCCCTTCACAGGCTATAGGATaatagtttaacccttgtgctgccttcgggtcacatgacccaaaggttcataacgaaccatcgttgtgtttacccaatacaaaaacatataaaataattttcttttaacctttgcaatgtggggggtctgagacagcccaacggttaaaagaaaatgcttcactttgtttttgtatgcggtaaagttgtcgcaatacgacgatgggtcacaatgactgatgggtcagaacgacccgaagataatacAAGGGTTCCTAATCGACAAATTATATAGACATTGGCCAACAGACATTTTTGGTAAGCATGTGAAGAATCTTTAAGACCGAGGTGCGTCTTAGTCAAAGAATAGCAAGGGTAAAAAAGAAACACGATTTATTAATGGTATTCACAGTAAATCATTTGATATATCCGTAGACTCCATAATAGGCTACATCAAGTGTTTTATAATTTGCTCATCGCCGTCAGTTTCAGCTGCCAGGACAACCAGTCTACCTCTACCGTATTGACAACGATGCATTGTGGGACGAAATAAGATGCTGGTACAGAGTGGCTGCTAGAAAATGCCTGCAAGAACTATGAGCACTAGCCAATGGAATTGTATGTGGCGTGCAGCAGAGTCAAGGGCGGGGGAGGCAGGCTATTTCAGCGGGGCAGAGACCCACATTTTTTGCAGTGAGTAAATCTGATCAAATTACCAGTGTCCGCTAGAAAGCAAAACGGAAGACATCCAGCGAGGTGAAATACGCATTTTTCGAAGGCTTGAAGCGTTCACTGTCTCCCACAAAAAGGTGAGCGACAATACGGTATCTACTCGCACATGCATGTTTCATGATTGAAGTTATTTGCAAATGAGTTTCGATTGGTGTGCAAACAATTCACTTCATTCTATTTCGGCAAATATATTGGTGAACCAGTTATTGGGCCTGCCCATGTTGTGATTTAGGATCAATCACATTCTGCAATGCAATACATCCAATCTACCCTAGCTCAGAGTTGTGTCATTGTTTAACCATGTCAAGTTTGAGATGTCACTGCGCTGTGTTTTCCAAAGTGTAACGACTAGTATCCGAATTATCCgacctttcatcaagtttcttTCAAATCTATGCCTAGAACACTTGGCCTGGGTTTGTCACTGAAGGCAAACCGGTCACAATAATTACCGAGAAAGGGTTGTAGTTCGGGGTATCAGCGTTGACCTGTTTAAGTTCTCAACTGTTGGCGCATAGTTTAATCAATTGGCAATTTGATCTCTATCACCTGAGTTGCAATAGTCTCACAAGTAGTTCAAGGCCTACATTGTTAAGCAGGCTAGTAGGCCTAAACCCTCAGTTGTTAAAAGGACTAGGTAACGTTCAAATGTTTAGTTTAAGATCGTTTTTGTACGATGTCGAGACCAAAGGGGTGGAATAAATCAATTTGTTTAGCAGGCATCATGACTGACAGAAAGGCTGTTATCAAGAATGCTGACATGTCTGAGGATATGCAGCAAGATGCTGTGGACTGTGCAACCCAGGCCATGGAGAAATACAACATAGAGAAAGACATTGCTGCCTACGTCAAGAAAGTAAGTGCAAAATAACTGCTATAGACCTGCATACCCTAAAGTCATGTCAATGAGTATTACATATGAATATTGGAACACTGCTTGTATGCAGAATTCACATACAGCAAACTGACCCTTCTTTTAACCCCTTTTTGTAGGAGTTTGACAAGAAGTATAATCCCACATGGCATTGCATAGTTGGGAGGAACTTCGGCAGCTACGTGACCCATGAGACCAAGCACTTCATTTACTTCTACCTGGGTCAAGTGGCCATCCTCCTCTTCAAGTCTGGCTGAGTTCCCTCAGTGAGGTTTTGAAAGCCTCTGATTATGAACTGCAATGCACTGGAGGCAGATgaagccttcacacacacacttaaataacGTAAACATACCATAGAGATGCAAAATGGCTGTGTGCAACTGCATGGACTATGTACCTTATTATTGTGTATGTTACAGTCAAATTACTTTACAATAGTTGCCAGGAAAAATGCAACGTAAAGAGTTTTGTTAAACAGGCTCTTCATATTTTGTTATACTTCGTATTAAGTTGTAAATGCTTTAACGATGGCCCCTTGATTGTGTAATAAAGGCAAGCTAGAAGAAGTAGCTGTGCATCTGCTTGAGAAGTTGTTGTCTTTAGTGACTTGTGCTGCTACTCATGGCAGAACTTCTTCAGTTTGTTTTTTCAGTTAGTCGTTTATTGATGTGGATGACGGTGACAGAAATTGAAACGTCTCTTTTTGAAGGACAAGGGTTTTGGGTCCGTTTTGAGACTACTGTGAAAATATGATCACTTCCTGAATTACCTAGTCTGAAACTGTTTCGACCCAAACTCTACAGTTACTTTTAATAAAGCATAACTATGCTTTGTTAGGCAGAACTAGAGTTACTGTATAGGACTTTTAATTGAGCACCACATGAGGCACCAGAGCAAGCAAGGTCATCCAAACACTGATTTAGTTAAAATGTTTGGGTATTTTTCAGCCTTGtaaattgttttttgtttggaaATGTGAAATGTAGGTTACTTGGTACACACGTCTAGCTGTTTAGTTTTGGGGGCTTGGGTGCAGTTTACTTAAGACTATTGTGGCATTGTACAAAACTGTTAAACTTGCTCAATCAATAGAAAACATGAAATACTTGTGTCTTGTACTTCATTTCCTGTTGTGAGTGGTTCCATAACCTATTATTCAGTTAAGTTCCAGCTGGAAGCCATGATGGCTATAGTAGAGTGTCCATGTGCTTGATAGTATGACTTTACAGCTGTTGAATGAGTTTCACTGATTTTCTTCTGTTTCTGCTTCTGAGAGTTCCACTTGCATTTAAAGTTGTGAATAAATGCCAACTGGGTGAAGTTTCAGGCAGGAACCTAAGTCTATAGACCAGGGAGTAAGAAACTTTTCTGCAAATAGGAGGTTGCAGATTAAGGGAAAGTGGCTAATTAATTATTAGTGGGAGCAGAAGAAACTACTCTACAGTAGAGGATCTTATATTATCTGCACTAGACTTTCCCCTGTACTTGGGTAACAGAGAACTCTTAGCAAGGTTATACTTATGCTGTCTTTGTTCCCTTAGCACTGTGTAAGCAAATTACAGGTCTACAGAGCCTGCTTAAATCTCCAGAAACAAAGAGGTGTTTCCGCTGGGTTCAAAGTGTGTGGTTAGCTAACAGCCAGTTGATAGAAACATTCAGTACGGATACCTTATTGTGTAGAGGCCCCAAGGATTGAATAACTAAAGAGATACATGATATTCAGTACATTTCAGAGGGTAGCGCTTGACTCCTAGATAACCCAGGGCTGTAATATTTTGGATTATTCGGTGCTTCTCAATTGCttcatttaaatttttgtattgTTTGTTATGGATTTTTTAGTTGTTTTCATCTACAACGGCGATTCCCAACCTATGGGCCGCGGTCGGCCCACTAGTGGTCCATTAGGGTAATGCAGATTGCCCCCAAACCAATGCAAACTAAAATATGAAAAATACATAtcaaaatataacaaatatATACTATTGGTAAATTATAAAAAATCTTAATTTTTTCATCATGACCAAAACGCCAATTTTACGCTTGGAACGTTGTCAGTAACCCAACTGGCATACGCCCACTTCGAtgttttagtcatttttagatATTTGTTGTTATCAAAATAAATCTTACAAATGCCTTATAATTCCATCACATATACACATTTTCCCCTGAGCTAATACAGTAAAGAGTGCTTACATACAGATACATACAGTAGAACGCGAAAAAATATAATGACAAATAAAATTCATCGAATAATACAAAACAGAAGCAAACAACAAACTAATCCATTTACCCTCCTTTATGGGGTCCAGTCAACCAATTTATGCACGCATCACTTCCGCATATTGCGTGAGTCAGGTCAATCACTTCCGGTGGCTAGCATTATCTTCCCAAAAGGACAATTAGCGATGTACATGGGATtctatgttgctgcccttcaagcaagGTCAAGCGGGTTCAAGTTGTATGTTTCAAGTTACATCAACAATTTTTAAGGTAAGGTCTAACTCACACAGTAAAAGTAGCTAGCTGACACTAGCTATCCTCAACGGATTTGAGCAGCAatgttagctaggctagctaacaaTTTGTAGCTACGTTATAATTGAGCCTACTCAATTATCTGATTGTCAGCTTGCTTGCTAGTTGTCAATGTTAACACATAAATAATTGATCTGTCATATTTGTTCCCTACggataatgtaatgtaacatgtaTTTCTCTGTTTTTAACAACAAGCTGGAAAGAGATCTCCATGAAGGCGATATTAATGAAAGGACACTGTGGCGCTGAAGGACACATTGTCTTCTTTGATCGCTCAAATAAATGTAGCTCTGAAAGCAAACTGTTTGGCTCCCGTGGTGGGAGCTATGCAAGTGGTCTgcaaagtggaaaaggttgGGAATGGCTGCTCTATGATGCATCCTATAAGGCCAGTGATCTTTTCCTCTTATTTCATGACAGAGGGCGGCCTCATTCCATAACTGACCTTGTTCACCACCATCTCAGTGTCCCTGCCACTGGGCTCTGTCAGACAAACTCAGCATCATCCTCTGTGGTCCTGCTTGCCTTCTCACATTCACATCCTTGCACCACAGGGTTATGtaatctatctctctgtctatctgtctctctcatactctTGTCTTTCTGAAAACATGCACTGGCTCCTCAGGCAAACTTTTAGGCTTTGACTTAGTGGTTCTTGCTTGTGGATCTAGTTTAAACACCACATGGTCATGCTTTGGGGACTATTTTCATGACTAGGATGAGCAGGCAGATACTGTTTACCGTAGGAACTCATTCTGGATCATGTGGAAGGTGTGGGATGATTCCCATGCTATTTGTATAGTTGTCCACAAGAGGGGCACCTTCTCCTACAGTTGTAATACCATGCAAGGGAAACATAGGCTTTTGGATCCAAATTATGTGCTGTCTGAAGGACAACAACAATTTGTATTAAGATCGGATAAATAGGATTAAATGTAATTGAACTTTGAACCTCGGACTGGAGACAGGCCTACTAAGAttcaatataaaaataaaaataaatgtgccatttagttttttttgtgaaGAAtgtcatacatacacatacacacattcacacaaattcCTTACAAAAAGCTACCAAGTACTAAATATGACTCAGTCATGGTAATGATAAGAATGTTCTTCTGTCCAAATAATAATGCTCATTCATTCGAAGTTACTACTTCTAAACA
This region includes:
- the dynll2a gene encoding dynein, light chain, LC8-type 2a isoform X1, coding for MPARTMSTSQWNCMWRAAESRAGEAGYFSGAETHIFCTGIMTDRKAVIKNADMSEDMQQDAVDCATQAMEKYNIEKDIAAYVKKEFDKKYNPTWHCIVGRNFGSYVTHETKHFIYFYLGQVAILLFKSG
- the dynll2a gene encoding dynein, light chain, LC8-type 2a isoform X2; the encoded protein is MPARTMSTSQWNCMWRAAESRAGEAGYFSGAETHIFCSIMTDRKAVIKNADMSEDMQQDAVDCATQAMEKYNIEKDIAAYVKKEFDKKYNPTWHCIVGRNFGSYVTHETKHFIYFYLGQVAILLFKSG
- the dynll2a gene encoding dynein, light chain, LC8-type 2a isoform X3 — translated: MTDRKAVIKNADMSEDMQQDAVDCATQAMEKYNIEKDIAAYVKKEFDKKYNPTWHCIVGRNFGSYVTHETKHFIYFYLGQVAILLFKSG